A section of the Deltaproteobacteria bacterium genome encodes:
- the mgtE gene encoding magnesium transporter — translation MAFEEREIPLERFKEFFASKDAGAATEALSLLHHLDVAGLLANLDDDEAVWTLSLLEGDEASKALLELDGPRREFLVSKMSMEDLVDAVEEMETDDAADVLSELPLEDAREILEEIEPKESDELKKLLVYPEDTAGGKMQAELVSVGEAATVKDAVEEVRRKSKEINNISNVFIVDSGGMLVGTVGINKLILNDEHVPVKSLIEGNIISVTTDVDQEEVAKMFQKYDLISMPVVDKDNRLVGRITIDDVVDVIEEEIFEDFYRMASLNVGERAMDRPWRSFTLRAPWLLMNLGTAFVVASVVKVFEGTIERLVILAVLMPIVAGLGGNAATQTITVIVRGLALGEIRPGSAKRVLVKEVIVGMSNGVLVGTVAIVVAYVFGISPMVGLLLFFAMAGNLVVAGVSATVIPLTLKWLGRDPALASSIFVTTCTDIGGFFIFLGLATVFMKAGFI, via the coding sequence ATGGCTTTTGAGGAAAGAGAAATACCGCTTGAGCGGTTCAAGGAATTCTTCGCCTCCAAGGATGCCGGCGCGGCAACGGAGGCGCTTTCCCTGCTCCATCATCTCGATGTCGCGGGTCTGCTCGCGAACCTCGACGACGACGAGGCCGTGTGGACGCTTTCGCTTCTCGAAGGCGACGAGGCCTCGAAGGCCCTTCTAGAGCTAGACGGGCCGCGAAGAGAGTTCCTTGTCTCCAAGATGTCCATGGAAGACCTCGTCGATGCTGTCGAGGAAATGGAAACAGACGACGCAGCAGACGTTCTCTCCGAACTGCCGCTCGAAGATGCGCGGGAAATACTCGAAGAAATAGAGCCCAAGGAGTCCGATGAGCTGAAAAAGCTCCTCGTCTACCCCGAGGATACGGCCGGCGGAAAGATGCAGGCCGAGCTTGTTTCCGTTGGCGAGGCCGCGACGGTAAAGGATGCGGTCGAGGAGGTCAGAAGAAAAAGTAAGGAAATAAACAACATTTCCAATGTCTTCATAGTCGATTCCGGCGGAATGCTTGTTGGCACTGTCGGCATCAATAAGCTCATCTTAAACGACGAGCACGTGCCGGTAAAGAGCCTCATAGAGGGCAATATCATAAGCGTTACCACCGACGTTGACCAGGAAGAGGTCGCAAAGATGTTCCAGAAGTACGACCTCATCAGCATGCCTGTTGTCGATAAGGATAACCGTCTTGTCGGGCGCATCACCATCGACGACGTAGTCGACGTCATAGAGGAGGAAATATTCGAGGACTTCTACCGCATGGCGAGCTTGAATGTTGGCGAGAGGGCCATGGACAGGCCCTGGAGGTCCTTTACGCTAAGGGCGCCGTGGCTTTTGATGAACCTCGGTACGGCATTTGTCGTAGCCAGCGTTGTCAAGGTCTTCGAGGGCACGATAGAGAGGCTTGTGATACTGGCTGTCTTGATGCCCATAGTCGCAGGGCTTGGCGGAAACGCCGCAACGCAGACTATAACCGTCATAGTAAGGGGGCTTGCGCTCGGCGAAATTCGTCCCGGAAGCGCAAAGAGGGTGCTTGTAAAAGAGGTAATAGTGGGCATGTCCAACGGCGTGCTCGTCGGCACGGTTGCTATTGTAGTGGCCTATGTTTTCGGAATAAGCCCGATGGTCGGGCTGCTCTTGTTCTTCGCGATGGCCGGCAACCTTGTGGTTGCCGGGGTTAGCGCGACGGTCATCCCGTTGACGCTTAAATGGCTCGGAAGGGATCCGGCCCTGGCCTCCAGCATATTCGTAACAACCTGCACGGATATCGGAGGGTTTTTCATATTCCTCGGGCTTGCTACCGTGTTCATGAAGGCGGGTTTCATATGA
- the recO gene encoding DNA repair protein RecO: MRRGHYSTEAIVLNSFSYGESDRIVSFYTAEFGRIGAVAKGAFRSKKRFVGNLDACAHVKLDFFYSGSALVRAEAAELVDAFPALRGDLTRLGSASAIVELVYEMTPEWQHNAAYFSIVRDFLSAMSGRTDPALMLLYFEIKHLRALGYLPHLDGCVECAAGFGERQAFFAPEKGGVVCRGCAARVKDVTLLTPGTARHLSMAARMDIEKLERLVPNAMFVNECDKALSAFIRFQIGKELKSRRFLEKLNAAMPLQR, encoded by the coding sequence ATGAGGCGCGGACATTATTCGACCGAGGCCATAGTGCTCAATTCCTTCTCCTACGGCGAGTCGGACAGGATAGTATCCTTTTACACTGCCGAGTTTGGCAGGATAGGCGCCGTTGCAAAGGGCGCTTTCAGAAGCAAGAAGCGTTTTGTCGGAAATCTCGACGCATGCGCGCACGTGAAGCTCGATTTTTTTTACTCCGGCTCTGCCCTTGTAAGGGCAGAGGCTGCAGAGCTCGTCGACGCGTTTCCGGCGCTAAGAGGCGACCTTACGAGGCTTGGCTCTGCATCTGCAATCGTAGAGCTTGTCTACGAGATGACGCCCGAGTGGCAGCACAATGCCGCGTACTTTTCAATTGTCAGGGATTTTCTCTCGGCAATGTCTGGCAGGACAGACCCGGCGCTGATGCTCCTTTATTTCGAGATAAAGCATCTGAGGGCGCTCGGGTATCTGCCGCATCTCGACGGATGCGTTGAATGCGCCGCCGGGTTTGGAGAGAGGCAGGCCTTCTTTGCCCCTGAAAAGGGCGGGGTGGTTTGCAGGGGGTGCGCCGCGCGCGTAAAGGACGTGACGCTCCTTACGCCCGGGACAGCGAGGCATCTTTCCATGGCCGCGAGGATGGATATTGAAAAGCTTGAGCGGCTTGTGCCAAACGCCATGTTCGTCAACGAGTGCGACAAGGCCCTCTCCGCGTTCATACGCTTTCAGATAGGCAAGGAACTAAAGAGCAGAAGGTTTCTCGAAAAATTGAACGCGGCAATGCCGCTTCAAAGATAA
- the glyQ gene encoding glycine--tRNA ligase subunit alpha, whose translation MHFQDVILTLQKFWAKRGCIIHQPYDMEKGAGTFHPATFLRSLGPEPWNTAYVEPSRRPSDGRYGENPNRLQHYYQFQVILKPSPENIQELYLESLKELGIKALEHDIRFVEDDWESPTLGAWGLGWEVWLNGMEITQFTYFQQVGGIDLKPVSGELTYGIERITMYLQGVDSVFDIKWNKDLTYGDVHHRGEVEYSRYNFEEADTQMLLTLFDMYEKESKRLLEKGLVLPAYDFCMKCSHTFNLLDARGAISVAERTNYIARVRGLAKGAAEGYLKVREELGFPLIKEAKKKAG comes from the coding sequence ATGCATTTTCAGGACGTGATACTTACTCTCCAGAAGTTCTGGGCAAAGCGCGGGTGTATCATACACCAGCCCTATGACATGGAAAAGGGCGCGGGCACCTTTCATCCCGCCACTTTCCTAAGGTCCCTTGGCCCCGAGCCCTGGAACACAGCGTACGTCGAGCCTTCGAGAAGGCCATCTGACGGACGCTACGGAGAGAACCCGAACCGCCTTCAGCATTACTACCAGTTCCAGGTAATACTCAAGCCCTCGCCGGAGAACATACAGGAACTCTATTTGGAAAGCTTAAAGGAGCTCGGCATAAAAGCACTTGAGCACGACATACGCTTTGTCGAAGACGACTGGGAATCCCCGACGCTTGGCGCATGGGGGCTTGGCTGGGAGGTCTGGCTAAACGGCATGGAGATAACCCAGTTCACGTACTTTCAGCAGGTCGGCGGCATAGACTTAAAGCCCGTCTCCGGCGAGCTTACCTATGGAATAGAACGCATCACCATGTATCTCCAGGGTGTTGACAGCGTGTTCGATATAAAATGGAATAAAGACCTTACCTACGGCGACGTGCACCACAGAGGCGAGGTCGAATATTCGCGCTATAATTTCGAGGAGGCCGATACGCAGATGCTTCTTACGCTCTTCGATATGTATGAGAAGGAATCGAAGCGGCTTCTCGAGAAAGGACTTGTGCTGCCTGCCTACGATTTTTGCATGAAGTGCTCGCATACCTTTAATCTTCTCGACGCAAGAGGGGCGATAAGTGTAGCCGAGCGCACGAATTATATCGCCAGAGTAAGGGGCCTTGCAAAGGGCGCTGCCGAGGGGTATCTTAAGGTAAGAGAAGAGCTGGGTTTTCCGCTCATAAAGGAAGCGAAAAAGAAGGCGGGGTAG
- a CDS encoding universal stress protein, whose product MIKKILAAVDGSSHTGSVTEHAMWLSRGFGAPITGLYVIDIKVLEGPFLHDVSGTLGFEPFLNFSKKVKEGLETRGKDILSILEDACAKGGAECSTTMSYGIVPSEICEKAKAADIVVIGKRGVNAQFSGDMMGSVTEAVIRRSPAFVFAVPEDFKPPAKPLLCYDGSANAAKAMRAAAETSKFFKLPLTVVASMPADGAANALKEAEDYIKPYAIEAEYVALAEGGAIEIEKHYKLKGHDLVFLGASSHTGILKLVLGSFAEHLMRSLRGPFCLAR is encoded by the coding sequence TTGATAAAAAAGATTCTTGCCGCAGTGGATGGTTCTTCGCATACGGGCTCTGTCACGGAGCACGCGATGTGGCTTTCGCGCGGTTTCGGAGCGCCCATAACAGGGCTCTATGTTATAGACATAAAGGTGCTCGAGGGGCCGTTTCTGCACGATGTCTCAGGAACGCTCGGGTTCGAGCCGTTCCTGAATTTTTCCAAAAAAGTAAAGGAAGGGCTCGAGACCAGAGGTAAAGACATACTTTCGATATTAGAAGACGCCTGCGCAAAGGGCGGGGCCGAGTGCTCGACCACCATGTCTTACGGCATAGTTCCCTCCGAGATATGCGAAAAGGCCAAGGCCGCCGATATCGTGGTTATCGGCAAAAGGGGCGTTAACGCGCAGTTCTCGGGCGACATGATGGGCTCGGTTACCGAGGCTGTTATCAGAAGGTCTCCGGCCTTTGTCTTTGCCGTTCCAGAAGATTTTAAGCCTCCTGCAAAGCCGCTTCTTTGCTACGACGGCAGCGCAAATGCGGCAAAGGCCATGCGGGCCGCTGCCGAGACCTCCAAGTTCTTCAAGCTTCCGCTCACTGTCGTAGCCTCCATGCCTGCAGACGGCGCCGCGAATGCGCTAAAGGAGGCCGAGGACTACATAAAGCCGTATGCCATAGAGGCCGAGTACGTGGCCCTTGCCGAGGGCGGCGCAATCGAGATAGAGAAGCATTATAAGCTTAAGGGCCATGACCTCGTGTTCCTTGGAGCATCGAGCCACACAGGCATATTGAAGCTCGTGCTCGGCAGTTTTGCAGAGCACCTCATGCGCTCGCTTAGAGGCCCGTTCTGTCTTGCCAGATAG